From a region of the Methylocystis hirsuta genome:
- a CDS encoding lytic murein transglycosylase — protein MRANHLLAALAALLFAAAPARAEWSSCLSGLRAAAAGAGVGQQTIASATNGLAPNDAVSFMDKQPEFTTPVWDYVAGLVDEERVDEGRVLLHQHSRALHAAESRYGVDAPTIVAVWGVESDFGKSFGKRPVVQSLATLACEAPRRNDYWRKEFIAALKVLDHGDIAPEEFYGSWAGAFGHTQFMPSTFLGMAVDLDGDGRRNIASSAADSLGSTANYLRRSGWRAGMPWGFEVRLPEGYSGPSGRKGRQSMGFWQSRGVTRLDGGGLGEGTAALLLPAGRNGPAFLVTKNFDAVYAYNASESYALAICVLSDRLRGRPGIQTPWPTDDPGLSRAERRELQALLTRSGYDVGESDGVIGTKTKEAIADFQSRAGLQRNGRAGLKVLNALRGR, from the coding sequence ATGAGGGCAAATCATCTTCTGGCGGCGCTTGCCGCGCTGCTGTTTGCGGCCGCGCCGGCCCGCGCCGAATGGTCGAGCTGCCTCTCCGGTCTGCGCGCCGCTGCGGCCGGCGCCGGCGTCGGCCAGCAGACGATCGCGTCGGCGACGAATGGGCTCGCCCCCAACGACGCCGTCAGCTTCATGGACAAGCAGCCGGAGTTTACGACGCCCGTCTGGGACTATGTCGCCGGGCTCGTCGACGAGGAGCGCGTCGACGAAGGGCGCGTGTTGCTGCATCAGCATTCCCGCGCGCTGCACGCCGCGGAAAGCCGCTATGGCGTCGACGCCCCGACCATCGTCGCGGTGTGGGGCGTCGAATCCGACTTCGGCAAGAGTTTCGGCAAGCGCCCCGTGGTGCAGAGCCTCGCGACGCTCGCCTGCGAAGCGCCGCGTCGCAACGACTATTGGCGCAAGGAATTCATCGCCGCGCTCAAAGTCCTCGACCACGGCGATATCGCGCCGGAGGAGTTCTACGGCTCCTGGGCCGGCGCCTTCGGCCACACGCAATTCATGCCGTCGACCTTTCTCGGCATGGCGGTCGATCTCGACGGCGACGGCAGGCGCAATATCGCCAGCTCGGCGGCCGACTCGCTCGGCTCGACGGCGAATTATCTGCGCAGAAGCGGCTGGCGCGCCGGCATGCCTTGGGGCTTCGAGGTGCGTCTGCCGGAAGGCTATTCCGGACCTTCCGGACGCAAGGGCCGCCAATCGATGGGCTTCTGGCAGTCGCGCGGCGTGACGCGCCTCGACGGCGGCGGCCTCGGCGAGGGAACTGCGGCGCTGCTGCTGCCGGCGGGGCGCAACGGTCCCGCGTTCCTGGTGACGAAAAATTTCGACGCGGTCTACGCCTATAACGCCTCCGAATCTTACGCGCTGGCGATCTGCGTCCTGTCCGACAGGCTGCGCGGCCGGCCGGGCATTCAGACGCCATGGCCGACCGACGATCCGGGCCTCTCGCGCGCCGAGCGCCGCGAATTGCAAGCGCTTCTGACCCGCAGCGGCTATGACGTCGGCGAGTCCGACGGAGTCATCGGCACGAAGACCAAAGAGGCGATCGCCGATTTCCAGTCGCGCGCCGGCTTGCAGCGCAATGGCCGCGCCGGCCTAAAGGTTCTTAACGCCTTGCGCGGACGATAG